TAATTCTTGTAAAATTAATTAGCAAAAAAAATGCAGATCCAGAATTAAGAAATGTAGAATACGTCTTATATTTTATATTTTCAGTGTATGTTTTCAGATTTTTTGAATCAATCTACCGGCTAAGTACTATTACTAATTTTGATCATTTGGAAATGCCTGAAACCTTTTTACCTATAGGACTTATAATCACAACTTTAGACCTGTTTTTATTAGCCATTACGCTGCTAACTTTTTCCTATAGAAAAATATTTATTGGCTCTTTTAAGTTTGAAGAATTAGATAGAAATTCTCGTGATTTTGATTAACATTAACTTCTTATTTCACTCTTCAAAGCTTAAAAAATAAACAGAAATTTAATGTTTTTTGTAAGGATTTACAAAACAATTCGGCTATTTGGTACATAATCATTAAAGCGCATCACGATTAACAACTTTTAATGTGTTGTGATAGTTCTGTGATACATTTTAACTTGTTTAGCACCTGAAATAGTTATGAAGCAAATATTAATCATAGAAGACGATCCAGAAATAATTAAATTGTTAGAAATACATCTAACAGATTTAATTTACACTACAGCAAAGGCTATGGATGGAAAAGTTGGCTTAGCTATGGCTTTAGAAAATTCATATGATTTAATTCTGCTAGATCTAACATTACCAACTATGGATGGTATTGAAATTTGCAAAAAAATAAGAAGTCAAAAAAATACACCCATTATAATGCTTACTGCCAAATCTGAAGAAATAGATCGTGTATTAGGCTTAGAAATTGGAGCAGACGATTACATCACAAAACCATTTAGCATTCGAGAACTGTTAGCCAGAGTTAAAGCTGTTTTACGCAGAACAGACATAAAACCTATTCCTCAAAAGGATACTTCCTCTATTTTGGCAGAAGGGCTTAGTATAGATATAGATAAACGAAAAGTTATCTTAAACGATAAAAAAATTGAGCTTTCCCCAAAAGAATTTGAACTCTTAGTTTTAATGGCTTCTAATCCTGGCAGAAATTATACCAGAACAGATTTATTAAACATGATCTGGGGGTACAATTTTGAAGGGTACGAACATACTGTAAACTCTCATATAAATAGATTAAGAGCAAAAATTGAATCTGATATGGCAAACCCCATTTTTATTCTTACAACCTGGGGAGTTGGTTACAAGTTCAATGAAGATATACTTGCATGAAAAAAAAAGAAAAAACGCTTACTCCTAAATTAATAAAAAAACTCTGGTTAGCTTTTGTCCTAATTATTGTTTTAATGGGTGCTTCTTATATTATTATTACCGCATATTTAGCGAATAAATATAATGAAGAAACTACCCAACGCATAAATGCCAATACAGCAAATCATGTCATCAACGAAAAATTCCAGAAGGAATCTCCCTTTTTAGAAGACGGTAGTGTTAACAAAGCCCTCTTTGGTGATTTAATGCATGATATGATGGCTGTTAACCATAGCATCGAGGTTTACTTGTTAGATAAATCTGGAACTGTACTTTATTCGGTGGTACTGGACCATAGCGGCAACGCTCCTATGCAATCTGTTTCCTTAGCTCCTATTAATTATTTTATAACTACAAAAGGAGAAAAATATGTTTTAGGCGATGATCCTAGAAACCACGGAGAACAAAATATTTTTTCTGTAGCACCTTTTAATATTGACGGTAGAGAAGGGTTTATCTATATAATTTTAGCAGGAAAAGATTTTCAAGTC
This genomic stretch from Cellulophaga algicola DSM 14237 harbors:
- a CDS encoding response regulator transcription factor, whose protein sequence is MKQILIIEDDPEIIKLLEIHLTDLIYTTAKAMDGKVGLAMALENSYDLILLDLTLPTMDGIEICKKIRSQKNTPIIMLTAKSEEIDRVLGLEIGADDYITKPFSIRELLARVKAVLRRTDIKPIPQKDTSSILAEGLSIDIDKRKVILNDKKIELSPKEFELLVLMASNPGRNYTRTDLLNMIWGYNFEGYEHTVNSHINRLRAKIESDMANPIFILTTWGVGYKFNEDILA